In Candidatus Acetothermia bacterium, a genomic segment contains:
- a CDS encoding ABC transporter substrate-binding protein: MRYVKLLVLLVAVGVVGWAEGITQVDQAGRTVTVPTPVARVVSAYGIATWYVYALGKADVLIGARYVGQLPDDPRSRAVLGCLDPDLEAKILIGEPTVEEVVARAPDLVLAGAAKHRQLAELLAELGVPCLLYAPETFAGVREATVLTGRALGVGEKAAALVAFYDQILFSVAAAIADIPEAARPRACFLGTERLRVASGDMYQARLIELAGGIPVSRDLRGSWQNVNLEQMLLWNPEVIFIPSYGNVRREDILGDPDWQAIAAVKAGRVWKLPRLVAPWDVPVPESALGLLWMADLLHPGRVGLDVVAEVSRFYAEFYGCNLTPEEWAAFLGR; this comes from the coding sequence ATGCGCTACGTGAAGCTTCTCGTGCTGCTCGTCGCGGTGGGGGTGGTGGGGTGGGCGGAAGGGATCACCCAGGTGGATCAGGCCGGCCGGACGGTGACCGTCCCCACGCCGGTGGCGCGGGTGGTCAGCGCGTACGGCATCGCCACCTGGTACGTGTACGCCCTGGGCAAGGCCGACGTCCTGATCGGCGCCCGCTACGTGGGTCAGCTCCCCGACGACCCCCGGTCGCGGGCGGTGCTGGGCTGCCTGGACCCGGACCTTGAGGCCAAGATCCTGATCGGCGAGCCCACGGTGGAGGAGGTGGTGGCCCGGGCCCCGGACCTCGTCCTGGCCGGGGCGGCCAAGCACCGGCAGCTTGCCGAGCTGTTGGCCGAGCTGGGTGTCCCGTGCTTGCTCTATGCTCCGGAGACGTTCGCCGGGGTGCGGGAGGCGACCGTGCTCACCGGGCGGGCGCTGGGCGTAGGGGAGAAAGCCGCCGCCCTGGTCGCTTTCTACGATCAGATCCTCTTCTCCGTGGCTGCGGCGATCGCCGACATCCCCGAGGCGGCCCGGCCGCGGGCCTGCTTCCTCGGCACCGAGCGGCTGCGGGTGGCGAGCGGGGACATGTACCAGGCCCGGCTGATCGAGCTCGCCGGGGGGATCCCGGTGAGCCGCGATCTCCGCGGTTCCTGGCAGAACGTGAACCTGGAGCAGATGCTCCTCTGGAACCCGGAGGTCATCTTCATCCCCTCCTACGGGAACGTGCGGCGGGAGGATATCCTCGGCGACCCGGATTGGCAGGCCATCGCCGCGGTGAAGGCGGGCCGGGTGTGGAAGCTCCCTCGGCTCGTCGCCCCGTGGGACGTCCCGGTCCCGGAGTCGGCCCTCGGCCTCCTGTGGATGGCCGACCTCCTCCATCCGGGCCGGGTGGGGCTGGATGTGGTCGCGGAGGTGTCCCGGTTCTACGCGGAGTTCTACGGGTGCAATCTCACGCCGGAAGAGTGGGCGGCGTTCCTGGGCCGGTGA
- a CDS encoding PadR family transcriptional regulator: protein MKAAQFPVEQAVLGALLAGPAHGYELRRRLDQGLGPVWRIATSQLYSVLRRLEEDGLARRSVEEQPGRPPRHVYALTPAGEAAFWGWALAPVRHVRDIRVEFLAKLYFLLRYAPDRAEELIAREAQELSRLRRRLSGRQATADRFAGLLRRFRLAQVECVLTWLAECQATLEKEGTCAT, encoded by the coding sequence ATGAAGGCCGCCCAGTTCCCGGTGGAGCAGGCCGTGCTCGGGGCACTCCTGGCCGGACCGGCCCATGGCTACGAGCTCCGGCGCCGGCTGGACCAAGGCTTGGGCCCGGTGTGGCGGATCGCCACCAGCCAGCTCTACTCCGTCCTCCGCCGCCTGGAGGAGGACGGGCTCGCCCGGCGGTCGGTGGAGGAGCAGCCGGGCCGCCCGCCCCGCCACGTGTACGCCCTCACCCCGGCCGGGGAGGCCGCGTTCTGGGGGTGGGCCCTCGCCCCGGTCCGCCACGTGCGGGACATCCGCGTGGAGTTCCTGGCCAAGCTGTACTTCCTCCTCCGCTACGCCCCGGACCGGGCCGAGGAGCTCATCGCCCGCGAGGCCCAGGAGCTCTCGCGCCTGCGCCGCCGCCTGAGCGGTCGCCAGGCCACGGCCGACCGGTTCGCCGGTCTTTTGCGCCGGTTTCGCCTGGCCCAGGTGGAGTGCGTGCTTACTTGGCTTGCGGAATGTCAGGCGACCTTGGAAAAGGAGGGGACATGCGCTACGTGA
- a CDS encoding DNA polymerase IV, with the protein MGRWILHVDMDAFFAAVEQLDNPGLRGQPVIVGGLGPRGVVSTASYEARAFGVRSAMPMAKARRLCPQAAFLPPRFDRYEELAGRVREILSSYSPLVEPISLDEAFLDLTGTERLHGPPERVAAEIHRRIPAELGLPCSVGLAPNKLLAKLASEAAKPGGLRIVREEEVEGFLAPLPVDRLWGVGPQTTRRLAERGVHTVGDLRQVDASPLCSWFGPNAGAHLWRLARGLDDSPVVPVREAKSVSQEVTYPEDLHREDAIAQELRRLALAVAGRLAEEGLLATTVRVKIRWSDFTTRTRQVRLPEPTDHPVLIADEAVALWRRGEGHGERGVRLLGVGLAGLVPATFRPLHLFASPRLTEAIHEVRSRYGPSSLSLGLDKGQEAR; encoded by the coding sequence ATGGGGCGGTGGATCCTGCACGTGGACATGGACGCGTTCTTTGCCGCCGTGGAGCAGCTCGATAACCCGGGACTCCGCGGCCAACCCGTGATCGTGGGGGGCCTCGGCCCCCGGGGGGTGGTGTCCACCGCCTCCTACGAGGCCCGCGCGTTCGGGGTCCGCTCGGCGATGCCCATGGCCAAGGCCCGCCGCCTCTGCCCGCAGGCCGCGTTCCTCCCGCCCCGGTTCGACCGCTACGAGGAGCTGGCCGGCCGGGTACGGGAGATCCTCTCCTCCTACAGCCCCCTCGTGGAGCCGATCTCCCTCGACGAGGCGTTCCTCGACCTCACCGGCACCGAACGCCTGCACGGCCCTCCGGAACGGGTGGCCGCGGAAATCCACCGCCGCATCCCGGCCGAGCTCGGCCTCCCCTGCTCGGTGGGCCTTGCCCCCAACAAGCTCCTCGCCAAGCTCGCCTCGGAGGCAGCCAAGCCCGGTGGACTCCGCATCGTCCGGGAGGAGGAGGTGGAGGGGTTCCTCGCCCCGCTCCCGGTGGACCGCCTGTGGGGCGTCGGCCCCCAGACGACCCGCAGGCTCGCGGAGCGCGGGGTGCATACGGTGGGGGACCTCCGTCAGGTGGACGCGAGCCCCCTCTGTTCCTGGTTCGGCCCGAACGCCGGGGCCCACCTGTGGCGGCTCGCCCGGGGCCTCGACGATTCCCCGGTGGTGCCGGTGCGGGAGGCGAAGTCCGTCTCCCAGGAGGTGACCTACCCCGAGGACCTGCACCGCGAGGACGCGATCGCCCAGGAGCTGCGGCGGCTGGCGCTCGCAGTGGCCGGGCGGCTTGCCGAGGAAGGCCTGCTCGCGACCACGGTGCGCGTCAAGATCCGCTGGTCCGACTTCACCACCCGCACCCGGCAAGTGCGGCTTCCCGAGCCCACCGACCACCCGGTGCTCATCGCCGACGAGGCGGTGGCCCTGTGGCGCCGCGGGGAGGGCCATGGGGAGAGGGGGGTGCGCCTGCTCGGGGTCGGGCTCGCCGGCCTGGTCCCGGCCACGTTCCGCCCCTTACACCTGTTCGCCTCCCCCCGCCTGACGGAGGCCATCCACGAGGTGCGCTCCCGGTATGGCCCATCCTCCCTGTCCCTCGGGTTGGACAAGGGGCAGGAGGCCCGTTAG
- the yidD gene encoding membrane protein insertion efficiency factor YidD, with amino-acid sequence MPVRRAAVVLVRLYQRGISPVLPRRCRFYPSCSEYAAQALLRHGLVKGGGLALRRLLRCGPWHPGGYDPVP; translated from the coding sequence ATGCCCGTGCGCCGGGCCGCGGTGGTTCTAGTGCGGTTGTACCAGCGGGGGATCTCCCCGGTCCTGCCCCGACGGTGCCGGTTCTACCCAAGCTGTTCCGAGTACGCCGCCCAGGCCCTCCTCCGCCACGGCCTCGTCAAGGGCGGTGGGCTAGCCCTACGGCGGCTCCTCCGGTGCGGGCCGTGGCACCCCGGCGGCTACGACCCGGTGCCCTGA
- a CDS encoding M20 family metallopeptidase — MKDRIWQRIDEIEGELWDLALRIHAHPELGFQEHRAAAWLTEALERGGFRVERGIAGLPTAFRAVHPAEKTGPRLAILAEYDALPGLGHACGHNLIAAIAVGAALGLAPFKQDLPGALIVLGTPAEEGGGGKIKLIAGGLLRDVDAAMMVHPSDQTLVDRGSLAITEIQIEFRGKAAHASSEPDKGINALDAVIQTFNALNALRQHIKDGARIHGIITDGGQKPNIVPEHAAAQFYVRAADNAYRDELVDKLRRCAEGAALATGAELEFRKVGHEYKAIRPNMALARAFRRHIEALGYPVEEPLGGVGSTDMGDVSWEVPAIHPYVRIGPGEIPGHSRAFAEAARSEPARRATVAAAKAVAATCLDLWTDPDLFREVRAEFARAQGTGS; from the coding sequence ATGAAGGACCGGATCTGGCAGAGGATCGACGAGATCGAGGGGGAGCTATGGGACCTGGCCCTGCGCATCCACGCCCATCCCGAGCTTGGGTTCCAGGAGCACCGGGCCGCGGCATGGCTCACGGAGGCCCTGGAGCGGGGCGGGTTCCGCGTGGAGCGGGGGATCGCCGGGCTTCCCACCGCGTTCCGCGCCGTGCACCCCGCGGAGAAGACCGGGCCCCGCCTGGCCATCCTCGCTGAGTACGACGCCCTGCCCGGGCTCGGCCACGCCTGTGGTCACAACCTGATCGCCGCCATCGCCGTGGGCGCGGCCCTCGGCCTCGCCCCGTTCAAGCAGGACCTCCCCGGGGCCCTCATCGTCCTCGGCACCCCAGCCGAGGAGGGCGGTGGGGGCAAGATCAAGCTCATCGCGGGCGGCCTCCTTCGGGACGTGGATGCGGCGATGATGGTGCACCCGTCGGATCAGACCCTGGTCGATCGCGGGTCACTGGCGATCACCGAGATCCAGATCGAGTTCCGCGGCAAGGCCGCCCATGCCTCGTCCGAGCCGGACAAGGGGATCAACGCCCTGGACGCGGTCATCCAGACGTTCAACGCCTTGAACGCCCTGCGCCAGCACATCAAGGACGGGGCCCGCATCCACGGGATCATCACCGACGGCGGGCAGAAGCCGAACATCGTCCCCGAGCACGCCGCGGCCCAGTTCTACGTGCGGGCCGCGGACAATGCGTACCGGGACGAGCTCGTCGATAAACTCCGCCGCTGTGCGGAGGGAGCGGCGCTCGCCACCGGGGCCGAGCTCGAGTTCCGCAAGGTGGGGCACGAGTACAAGGCGATCCGTCCGAACATGGCCCTGGCCCGTGCGTTCCGGCGGCACATCGAGGCCCTGGGGTACCCGGTGGAGGAGCCGCTGGGGGGCGTTGGGTCCACGGACATGGGGGACGTGTCGTGGGAGGTCCCGGCCATTCATCCCTACGTGCGGATCGGCCCCGGGGAGATCCCCGGCCACTCCCGGGCGTTCGCCGAGGCCGCCCGGTCCGAGCCGGCGAGGAGGGCGACCGTCGCCGCGGCCAAGGCGGTGGCCGCGACCTGCCTCGACCTGTGGACCGATCCGGACCTGTTCCGGGAGGTACGGGCGGAGTTCGCCCGGGCTCAGGGCACCGGGTCGTAG
- a CDS encoding S41 family peptidase, with translation MMRRALLGLILIGVVAVGGSQGDALFSPLSQIYQIIRSHYYRAADITDTQLLHGAIQGMIDALGDPYSTFFPPEEYTRWQDSLSGEYSGVGMEITIRDGRVTVVSPLPGTPAEAAGILPGDWIQAVDGESTEGWTLEQASMRIRGPEGTTVTLTVQHPDGTVEEITLVRQRIHVEAVRSRYLEEERVGYVRILRFDFETAALLGKALYAFPLQELSGLVIDLRNNPGGILSAAVEAASFFVDQGAIVRTRGPSFGERSYPSRGNGLPNLPLAVLVNEGTASASEIMAGAIQDHGMGVLVGRKTFGKGLIQEIVMRLPDGGAIKLTTGEYFTPSGRPVQDVGLTPDIPVEKGPATADGDDPDLGAALAWIRERAAQPVSAR, from the coding sequence ATGATGCGTCGAGCGCTGCTTGGTCTGATTCTGATCGGCGTCGTGGCCGTGGGCGGCAGCCAAGGCGATGCCCTGTTCTCCCCGCTTTCCCAGATCTACCAGATCATCCGTAGCCATTACTACCGGGCTGCGGACATCACGGATACCCAGCTCCTTCACGGGGCGATCCAGGGGATGATCGACGCCCTGGGCGACCCGTACTCCACGTTCTTCCCGCCCGAGGAGTACACGCGGTGGCAGGATTCCCTATCCGGGGAGTACTCCGGGGTGGGCATGGAGATCACCATCCGCGACGGCCGGGTGACCGTGGTGTCGCCGCTCCCGGGGACGCCGGCCGAGGCGGCCGGGATCCTGCCCGGGGACTGGATCCAGGCTGTGGACGGGGAGTCCACCGAGGGGTGGACGCTGGAGCAGGCGTCGATGCGCATCCGCGGCCCGGAGGGGACCACCGTCACCCTGACCGTCCAGCACCCGGACGGCACGGTGGAGGAGATCACCCTCGTCCGGCAGCGCATCCACGTGGAGGCGGTGCGGTCGCGGTACCTCGAGGAGGAACGGGTCGGGTATGTCCGCATCCTACGGTTTGACTTCGAGACCGCCGCCCTGCTGGGCAAAGCCCTGTACGCGTTTCCGCTCCAGGAGCTCTCCGGACTGGTCATCGACCTCCGCAACAACCCGGGGGGCATCCTGTCCGCGGCGGTGGAGGCGGCGAGCTTCTTCGTGGACCAGGGGGCGATCGTGCGCACCCGGGGGCCGTCGTTCGGGGAGCGGTCGTATCCCTCGCGGGGCAACGGCCTGCCCAACCTGCCCCTGGCGGTCCTGGTCAACGAGGGCACCGCCTCGGCCTCCGAGATCATGGCTGGGGCGATCCAGGACCACGGCATGGGGGTCCTGGTGGGCCGGAAGACGTTCGGCAAGGGCCTGATCCAGGAGATCGTGATGCGCCTCCCGGACGGGGGGGCGATCAAGCTCACCACCGGGGAGTACTTCACCCCGAGCGGCCGCCCGGTCCAGGATGTGGGCCTGACCCCGGACATCCCGGTGGAGAAGGGCCCGGCCACGGCGGACGGGGACGACCCCGACCTCGGGGCAGCGCTCGCGTGGATCCGGGAGCGGGCCGCCCAGCCGGTGAGCGCCCGCTAG
- a CDS encoding 6-phosphofructokinase → MPNIKRIGVLTGGGDSPGINAAIRAIVRRAHAAGIEVIGFRDGWRGPIEDDAQPLTLSDVSGILHVGGTILGTSRTNPFEKDKATGEWKPTPKVDRILGTFTRRRLDALIPIGGDDTLGVAHRLAKHGVKAVGIPQTIDNDVGGTDYAIGFHSALAVVTDALDKLHTTAHAHHRVLIVEVMGRDAGWIAILGGLAGGADVILAPEEPFSVDEVAEAISRRLERGKRFSIVVVAEGAWAKELGGQQVVQGKVDAFGHVQLGGIGYWLADRLEERGLPLTPRVTVLAYLQRGGVATPFDRLLATRFGTAAVEFALAGKFDVMTGLQGHEVIAVPLAQVLAGCPKPVSPEFLKLARDMEVR, encoded by the coding sequence ATGCCTAACATCAAGCGGATTGGAGTGCTGACAGGGGGCGGGGATTCCCCGGGGATCAACGCCGCCATTCGGGCCATCGTCCGGCGGGCCCATGCCGCCGGGATCGAGGTCATCGGGTTCCGGGACGGGTGGCGGGGGCCGATCGAGGACGACGCCCAGCCCCTGACCCTAAGCGACGTGTCCGGGATCCTTCACGTGGGGGGGACGATCCTCGGCACCTCGCGCACCAACCCGTTCGAGAAGGACAAGGCCACCGGGGAATGGAAGCCTACCCCCAAGGTGGACCGGATCCTGGGCACGTTCACCCGGCGCCGGCTGGACGCCCTGATCCCCATCGGGGGCGACGATACCCTCGGTGTGGCCCATCGCCTGGCCAAGCATGGGGTCAAGGCGGTGGGCATCCCCCAGACCATCGACAACGACGTCGGGGGGACGGACTACGCGATCGGCTTCCACTCCGCCCTGGCCGTGGTCACCGATGCCCTGGACAAGCTGCACACCACCGCCCATGCCCACCACCGGGTGCTGATCGTGGAGGTGATGGGGCGGGACGCTGGCTGGATCGCGATCCTCGGCGGGCTCGCCGGTGGGGCGGACGTGATCCTGGCCCCGGAGGAGCCGTTCTCGGTGGACGAGGTAGCGGAGGCGATCTCGCGGCGGCTGGAGAGGGGGAAGCGGTTCTCGATCGTGGTGGTGGCCGAGGGGGCGTGGGCCAAAGAGCTTGGCGGCCAGCAGGTGGTCCAGGGCAAAGTGGACGCGTTCGGTCACGTCCAGCTCGGCGGCATCGGCTATTGGCTCGCCGACCGGCTTGAGGAGCGGGGCCTTCCCCTCACCCCGCGGGTCACCGTGCTTGCCTACCTCCAGCGCGGCGGGGTGGCCACCCCGTTCGACCGCCTGCTCGCCACCCGGTTCGGGACGGCGGCGGTGGAGTTCGCGCTCGCCGGGAAGTTCGACGTCATGACCGGCCTCCAGGGCCACGAAGTGATTGCCGTCCCTCTTGCCCAGGTGTTGGCGGGGTGCCCCAAGCCGGTGAGCCCGGAGTTCCTTAAACTGGCGCGGGACATGGAGGTGAGGTGA
- a CDS encoding class II fructose-bisphosphate aldolase, whose amino-acid sequence MAFLSGRELAQVYRRAKADGYALIANNFAEPNVLLGILAAYEGAKSDLLLQVSMGAAKFAGGGKPLPGLRALVRYVQALAAEVRVGVFVNLDHVTPDHVHDFIRPAVAEGLCASVMIDASALPFEENVAATKRVVELARPYGALVEGELGKIKGVEDEIASDEAFYTDPDEAAEYVERTGVDLLAISVGTQHGVSTGRELTLRTDLARAIDARLREDGMERPLVLHGASGLSAEQVRALVAAGVCKVNKDTTYQYVYARAAADFFRVNRAAILPPEGTTFDPITFDSSGRDWKPDKKLFDPREVGKVVQAAIRAVAAEMINQVGSGGKSLYA is encoded by the coding sequence ATGGCGTTTCTCAGCGGGCGCGAGCTGGCTCAGGTGTACCGCCGGGCGAAGGCGGATGGGTACGCGCTGATCGCTAACAACTTCGCCGAGCCCAACGTGCTCCTAGGGATCCTCGCTGCCTATGAGGGGGCGAAGAGCGATCTGCTGCTCCAGGTGTCGATGGGGGCGGCCAAGTTCGCCGGCGGCGGGAAGCCCCTCCCCGGCCTGCGGGCCCTCGTCCGCTACGTGCAGGCCCTCGCCGCCGAAGTCAGGGTCGGGGTGTTCGTCAACCTCGACCACGTGACCCCGGACCATGTGCACGACTTCATCCGCCCGGCGGTCGCCGAGGGGCTGTGCGCGTCGGTGATGATCGATGCCTCGGCGCTTCCGTTCGAGGAGAACGTAGCGGCAACCAAGAGAGTGGTCGAGTTGGCTCGGCCCTACGGGGCCCTGGTGGAGGGGGAGCTCGGGAAGATCAAGGGCGTGGAGGACGAGATCGCCTCCGACGAGGCGTTCTACACCGACCCCGACGAGGCCGCGGAGTACGTGGAGCGGACCGGGGTTGACCTCCTCGCGATCTCGGTGGGCACCCAGCACGGTGTCTCCACCGGGCGGGAGCTCACGCTGCGTACGGACCTGGCCCGGGCGATCGACGCGCGGCTGCGGGAGGACGGCATGGAACGGCCGCTCGTGTTGCACGGGGCATCGGGGTTGTCCGCCGAGCAGGTGCGGGCCCTGGTGGCGGCCGGGGTGTGCAAGGTGAACAAGGACACGACCTACCAGTACGTGTACGCTCGGGCGGCCGCCGACTTCTTCCGGGTGAACCGGGCCGCGATCCTCCCCCCGGAGGGGACGACGTTCGACCCGATCACGTTCGACTCAAGTGGCCGCGATTGGAAGCCCGATAAGAAGCTGTTCGATCCCCGCGAGGTCGGGAAGGTGGTGCAGGCGGCGATCCGCGCCGTGGCCGCGGAGATGATCAATCAGGTGGGATCGGGAGGGAAGTCGCTGTATGCCTAA
- the galT gene encoding galactose-1-phosphate uridylyltransferase: MPELRRGLITQKWVIIAPERAMRPSDYRTDGDEALRQPLENCPFCPGHEHMTPPEVYRVGDGKNGWRVRVVPNKYAALTSYPELGRAGVAGFFDRMNGVGAHEVVIETPDHDKELPDLAADHLKVVVDTYALRLRELMKNDWHRYVLLFKNHGSRAGASLAHPHAQIIATPVVPGDVRARLHVAKDYYDRKERCVFCDMLLQELHEEQRVVAEVDGYVILAPYDSRFPFEIHIYPRYHAHDFTAMNEEQRRGLARVLRQALGALKALLGDPPYNFVLQTAPNPVPRPGKPGYWATLQHDYHWHIEVIPRLTRVAGFEWGTGFYINPMPPEDAARYLREALDPG; the protein is encoded by the coding sequence ATGCCAGAGCTTAGGCGCGGGTTGATCACCCAAAAATGGGTCATCATCGCCCCGGAACGCGCCATGCGGCCTTCCGATTACCGCACCGACGGAGATGAGGCGTTGCGGCAGCCACTGGAGAACTGCCCGTTCTGTCCTGGGCACGAGCACATGACGCCGCCGGAGGTGTACCGGGTGGGCGACGGGAAGAACGGGTGGCGGGTGCGGGTGGTGCCCAACAAGTACGCTGCCCTCACCTCGTACCCGGAGTTGGGACGGGCTGGGGTGGCCGGGTTCTTCGACCGCATGAACGGGGTCGGCGCCCACGAGGTGGTGATCGAGACCCCGGACCACGACAAGGAGCTCCCCGACCTCGCTGCGGACCACCTGAAGGTGGTGGTGGATACCTACGCCCTGCGCCTGAGGGAACTGATGAAGAACGATTGGCACAGGTACGTGCTCCTGTTCAAGAACCACGGGTCGCGGGCCGGGGCGTCCCTTGCCCACCCCCATGCCCAGATCATCGCCACCCCCGTTGTCCCCGGGGACGTGCGGGCCCGCCTGCACGTGGCCAAGGACTACTACGACCGCAAAGAGCGGTGCGTGTTCTGCGACATGCTCCTCCAGGAGCTGCACGAGGAGCAGCGGGTGGTGGCCGAGGTGGACGGGTACGTCATCCTCGCCCCATATGATTCCCGGTTCCCGTTCGAGATCCACATCTATCCCCGCTACCACGCCCACGACTTCACCGCCATGAACGAGGAGCAGCGCCGAGGTCTGGCCCGGGTACTCCGGCAGGCCCTAGGGGCGCTGAAGGCGCTTCTCGGGGACCCACCGTACAACTTCGTGCTCCAGACCGCGCCCAACCCCGTGCCCCGTCCCGGCAAGCCTGGGTATTGGGCCACGTTGCAGCACGATTACCATTGGCACATCGAGGTCATCCCCCGGCTGACGCGGGTGGCCGGGTTTGAGTGGGGAACAGGGTTCTACATCAACCCCATGCCCCCGGAGGACGCCGCCCGTTACCTGCGGGAGGCGCTCGATCCGGGGTGA
- the glgC gene encoding glucose-1-phosphate adenylyltransferase — MTTAGVLTFVLAGGRGERLYPLTRDRAKPAVPFAGLYRIIDFTLTNCLHSGLRHVFVLTQYKSLSLERHIHQGWDIFSSAVGEFITTIPPQQRIANHWYLGTADAIHQNWYSVERFALERGAPETILILAGDHVYKMDYRTMLAFHRERGADLTVGVLRVPLPEAAGKLGVLAVDRERRVLKFEEKPAEPTPSPDDASACLASMGIYLFRPEVLWRRLVEDAQDPSSSHDFGKDLINRMVGEDKVFAFPFELGNRNDVPYWRDVGTIDAYWEAHMDLVAITPKFNLYDRAWPIHTCHEPWPPAKTVHEEPGRTGMAVSSLLSPGCVVSGSRVVRSVLSPGVRVNSFAYVEESVLLGEVDVGRGARVRRAIVDKGARIPPGIEIGYNLDEDRKKFFVTESGIVVIPKEEFRGG, encoded by the coding sequence ATGACGACGGCTGGGGTATTGACGTTCGTGTTGGCCGGTGGCCGTGGGGAGCGCCTGTATCCCCTGACCCGGGATCGGGCCAAGCCCGCCGTCCCGTTCGCCGGGCTGTACCGGATCATCGACTTCACCCTCACCAACTGCCTCCACTCCGGGCTCCGCCACGTGTTCGTCCTCACCCAGTACAAGTCGCTTTCCCTGGAGCGCCACATCCACCAGGGCTGGGACATCTTCAGCTCGGCGGTGGGAGAGTTCATCACCACCATCCCCCCGCAGCAGCGCATCGCCAACCACTGGTACCTCGGCACCGCCGACGCCATCCACCAGAACTGGTACTCGGTGGAGCGGTTCGCCCTGGAGCGGGGGGCGCCGGAGACGATCCTCATCCTGGCCGGGGACCACGTGTACAAGATGGACTACCGGACGATGCTCGCCTTCCATCGGGAGAGGGGCGCCGACCTCACCGTAGGGGTGCTGCGGGTGCCCCTCCCCGAGGCGGCGGGGAAGCTGGGGGTGCTGGCGGTGGACCGGGAGCGGCGGGTGCTTAAGTTCGAGGAGAAGCCGGCCGAGCCCACCCCGTCCCCGGACGACGCGTCCGCGTGTTTGGCGTCCATGGGCATTTACCTGTTCCGCCCGGAGGTGCTGTGGCGGCGGCTCGTCGAGGACGCCCAGGACCCCTCGTCGAGCCACGACTTCGGCAAGGACCTGATCAACCGCATGGTCGGCGAGGACAAGGTGTTCGCGTTCCCGTTCGAGCTCGGGAACCGCAACGACGTCCCGTACTGGCGCGATGTGGGCACGATCGACGCCTACTGGGAGGCGCACATGGACCTGGTGGCGATCACCCCCAAGTTCAACCTGTACGACCGGGCGTGGCCCATCCATACTTGCCATGAACCGTGGCCGCCGGCGAAGACGGTCCACGAGGAGCCCGGGCGGACCGGGATGGCGGTGAGCTCGCTCCTCTCCCCGGGGTGCGTGGTGTCCGGATCGCGCGTGGTGCGGTCGGTGCTCTCCCCGGGGGTCCGGGTCAATAGCTTCGCCTACGTGGAGGAGTCGGTCCTCCTCGGCGAGGTGGACGTGGGCCGGGGGGCGCGGGTCCGCCGGGCGATCGTGGACAAGGGGGCCCGCATCCCCCCCGGGATCGAGATCGGTTACAACCTCGACGAAGACAGGAAGAAGTTCTTCGTCACCGAAAGTGGGATCGTGGTGATCCCCAAGGAAGAGTTTCGTGGAGGGTGA
- a CDS encoding SurA N-terminal domain-containing protein, with amino-acid sequence MSKILVAVVVVFGALALAQEPVATVNGEPISRDELNQVTDLSRIVLTLYQQFPNFVQSLLLTHEGKAFLDRYERDMLEKIILRKIQLQEARALGIVPDEESVAAETEETLNQIMAQYSLTEEGLASQLLLQGTTLDAFRADIARHVREQLMIEALQAYVTAEATVSEEEIRAYYDNNPDRFTDASGNKTPFSDVHDKIAALILSEKRSAIWQAWLSEVRQRAQVEINL; translated from the coding sequence TTGTCGAAGATCTTGGTAGCGGTGGTGGTCGTCTTCGGCGCCCTCGCCCTGGCGCAAGAACCGGTGGCGACGGTCAACGGGGAGCCGATTAGCCGGGATGAGCTGAACCAGGTCACGGACCTGTCCCGGATCGTGCTCACCCTGTACCAGCAGTTCCCAAACTTCGTCCAGAGCCTGCTCCTCACCCACGAGGGCAAGGCGTTCCTCGATCGGTACGAGCGGGATATGCTGGAGAAGATCATCCTGCGGAAGATCCAGCTCCAGGAAGCGCGGGCGCTGGGGATCGTCCCCGACGAAGAAAGCGTGGCCGCGGAGACCGAAGAGACTCTGAACCAGATCATGGCCCAGTACTCCCTGACCGAGGAAGGCCTCGCCAGCCAGCTCCTCCTCCAAGGCACGACCCTCGACGCGTTCCGCGCGGACATCGCCCGCCACGTGCGGGAGCAGCTCATGATCGAGGCCCTGCAGGCTTACGTCACGGCCGAGGCCACGGTGAGCGAGGAGGAGATCCGAGCTTACTACGACAACAACCCCGACCGGTTCACCGACGCAAGCGGGAACAAGACCCCGTTTTCCGATGTCCACGACAAGATCGCCGCGCTGATCCTGTCCGAAAAGCGCTCCGCCATTTGGCAAGCCTGGCTCAGCGAGGTCCGCCAGCGGGCCCAGGTGGAGATCAACCTGTAG